One part of the Salmo salar chromosome ssa10, Ssal_v3.1, whole genome shotgun sequence genome encodes these proteins:
- the LOC106561100 gene encoding hyaluronan and proteoglycan link protein 3, translated as MLSPLHPLLVVWMYLLVSNHAFPVYNNGFFYHDVMNGDGNGEIYINRVRLHVESPQPSVSAARGGNITLPCHYRYEPEINGPRRTRVKWSWLPANGAGKTARETDVMVAMGNRHRSYGSFQGRVRLHRAAPGDMSLVINELHQNDTGRYRCEIIDGLEDESVTVELELRGVVFPYHSKMGRYHFNFLGAQRACEEQDSSLATFEQLFTAWEEGLDWCNAGWLADGTAQYPITTPREACGGVDLASGLRSYGQRHRHLHRFDAFCFSAAPKGTVYFLKDPHKLNFTEAVAACTTDGGLIAKVGQLYAAWRFMGLDRCDAGWLADGSIRYPIAKARPNCGPSEPGVRNLGFPPLHQKYSVYCNR; from the exons ATGTTGAGCCCACTACACCCTCTATTGGTCGTCTGGATGTACCTCCTGGTCTCCAACCACGCCTTCCCCGTATACAACAACGGCTTCTTCTACCATGACGTCATGAACGGCGATGGCAACGGAGAGA TCTACATTAACAGGGTGCGTCTCCACGTGGAGTCCCCCCAGCCCTCGGTGTCGGCAGCCCGGGGCGGTAACATCACCCTGCCCTGTCACTACCGATACGAGCCTGAGATCAACGGCCCCCGCCGGACCCGGGTCAAATGGTCCTGGCTACCCGCCAACGGCGCGGGTAAGACCGCCCGAGAAACAGACGTGATGGTCGCCATGGGCAACCGTCACCGTAGCTACGGCAGCTTCCAGGGGCGTGTGCGCCTGCATCGGGCAGCACCGGGGGACATGTCTTTGGTGATCAACGAGCTGCACCAGAACGACACGGGCCGTTACCGCTGTGAGATCATCGACGGGCTAGAAGACGAGAGCGTGACGGTAGAGCTGGAGCTGCGAG GAGTGGTATTTCCTTACCATTCCAAGATGGGACGCTACCATTTCAACTTCCTGGGGGCCCAGCGTGCGTGTGAGGAGCAGGACTCAAGTCTGGCCACCTTTGAGCAGCTCTTCACCGCCTGGGAGGAGGGGCTAGACTGGTGCAACGCCGGCTGGTTAGCTGACGGGACGGCTCAGTACCCAATCACCACGCCGCGGGAGGCCTGTGGGGGTGTGGACTTAGCCTCCGGTCTCCGTAGTTACGGACAACGCCACCGCCACCTCCACCGCTTTGACGCATTCTGTTTCTCAGCCGCCCCcaagg GaacagtttacttcctgaaagaTCCCCATAAGCTCAACTTCACCGAAGCGGTGGCGGCGTGCACCACAGATGGCGGTCTCATCGCAAAGGTGGGCCAGCTCTATGCCGCCTGGCGGTTCATGGGATTGGACCGCTGCGACGCAGGTTGGTTGGCTGATGGGAGCATCCGTTACCCCATTGCAAAGGCCCGTCCTAACTGCGGCCCTTCAGAACCAGGGGTGCGGAATTTGGGATTCCCCCCTCtgcatcagaaatacagtgtctaCTGCAATCGGTAA